ATACGATAGCAATCGTAGATTCCCACTCCCGCGAAGATACTCCATACCATATACATCAAAAATACTTATATCCCCTGTATAAAATCCTTCCCACCCAATGGGTTTCATCCGAAATAAAGCTCGGTCTACTTGAAAACGAGCAAAAAGTGTTTGCCAAAAAGATATGCGAAAATCACTTTTGGTGACAACAATAGTAGGATAAAAACCCTTCAAAGAAAAGGAGGAAGAAGCAGTAAAATACCGAAAAAGTTCATTGATAACAAGATCCCCTTCTCCGCTATCTATCTCAATTCTATACACGGATCTCACAGGATCCCAGAAAATATTGGGAAGATAAAAAATACGAACCCGTCGTACCACGAGACTACCTGTTTCTCCCGTGCGCAAAACCACATTTTTCGCCCCAAAAAAAACAAAGGGCATATTGTAAAGCCTTTCAATCGTTATGGAGATATCAGGAAATTGCTGAGCTAAAAACGCTTCAATGGCAGACTTTTGTCTTGCCAGCAGAACATCGACAGCGACCATCCCGAGAACGTAAAGAAGAAGCCCCGTCAGTAAGGCCAGAACTATGCGTTTCAGAGAAAACATGGCCTTGGAGTACTAATCTCTATTCATATTTATTTCTGACCTTTTGCACTTTCATCCAGGGTATTGACCAGTGTGGTAATTGCCTGCTTGGTGGCATTTTGAATAGCCTGCTCGCCGTTCAAACCAGCACCCTTCGATTTAAAGGGTTTCCCCTGTTCAATCTTTCCTGTCTTAATTTCAATCCAATCATAGGAAACACTGGCATCAGCGACATACATGGAAGCAAGAGCATCGATGTTAACCAGATCTCCTGCATTCCCTAACAGATTGACATCCAGGGTGACGTACAATAGGCGTTGAATCTGAGGAAAAGAAGCACGAAGATAGGCCAAAAGTGTCTCTTTTGCCTTTTTTTCTGCATCAAAGTCTATCTCGGGAAGCTCAATTTCAACAACATGAAAACCTTTTTGAGACAGCTGGGCGCTTAAAGCGGCATTATCAGCTTGTACGAGATTATAACTTGCTGTACCGCGCCCCTCCTTTACCTTTTTCAAAAGTATTACTGTTGTACTCTGGGCCTTGAAACGAGGAGAGACCTTGAGCGAAAGTTCAATACGGTTTTTGTTTTTCACTGCCTCGAGTTGCTCTTCTAACTCACTGTCAAGGGCAATAATATTGCTATACGTTTTAAAAGAAAACGTAATCGTCACAGATATATTGTCAGAAGCATTCACACTTTGAACCTCATAGGTCATCTTTCCCCGGGCATCCGTCGTCGTACCTCCCTTTGAGACGAGAGAAGCCCTGGAAGAAACAGCCTCAAGGGGAATGCCACTCAGAGGCGAATTCTTCTCCGTATCCGTCAACTGAACCACAATAGGATCACTCCCACCCTCAAGATATGCATAGACAGGAGAAGAAACAAGCTGAAGAGAAAGTCTCTGGTAAAGAGAGAGAAGGGTTGTCCGTATCTCTTCGTAAACGTCTTCATTCTCCGCTGCTTTCCCACTGATAAGGAGCCCCTGCCAGAGAGCTTCAAGAGCTGGCTGATAGTATCGCTGGCTCATAAGGGTTTTGGCATCACTCAGGTATTTTTGAGAGGTGATGCGTTGGCTCGCCACAAGTTTCTGCTGTTTTTCCCGCTCCTTTTCTATCCAGCTCTTTGAGATCTTGAGAAGCGTATACATGGTGTAAGTGCCATCATCGTATCGCTCATAGTACACATCCTCCACATCAACACTGATGTCTGCCTTTCCCTTCCCTTCAATGCTCTCTTGAACCTGTTGTTCAAAGAGAGAAGCGTTATCAGACTCTGTGCCCGTAGCCTTGTATGAGAGTTTTCTCGTAACCCGTATCCCTATATAATCTATAAGTTGTTTTGTTGCGTCAGAAACAGCCATTTTTTTCGCAGCCTGGAGAGATGCTTGTTTTTCTGCTATGCCCACAAAGTAGACGTTCTTGGCATCCTTTTTGGGAGTAATAATCCAGGCAGGTTTTTCAGCAGCTGATCTCTCGACAACCTTTGGCACATAAGAACCCCTTCCTGCAGAACCACATCCCAGAGATATCAGAAAAAAAACCAAGAAAAAAAACCGTCCTATTGTATGGTATTGAAATCTCATATCTTGCCTCCGATCAAAATTTTCTCTTTATATTTTATCCTCATTTTGTAAAAATATCAAATGAAAGCGATTTTCCCGTTTTAAATTTTTCTTTCGCACACCATTACCCTCACTTTCCATGGCAAGCCTGCCGAACTATTACTCTCCAGCTGTGTAAACTGGATTATTATCCATGCCTTTGGAGTGCTTTTTTATTTTGAAAGAGCGACACCTTTTCGAGTACTTTTATTATGAAGCAATTCGAAAAGTTGACAAAATTCTCACGGTAAAGTATAATAGAAATAGAAAATAAAAAAGGAGGCTATGATTCTGTAAGACATGAAAGAGCCATTACTCAATTAAAGACATGGAAGGATATTGACAAAGAAAAAACCAGTGGAAGGGTTAGGAGAATGATAGCAAAAGCAATACAAACAAAAAAGCAATTATCTAAAACAGAGGAAGATAATTCAAAGATTTTTGAAATGTTAGTTCGTAATTTTAAAAATAACAAAAAAATAATATTAAGTCATAAAAAATCTCTTTTATTAAACGGAGATGTCTTGAAAGAAAATTTCTTTGACAAAGAATATTTTGATTTGATTATAACATCTCCTCCTTACAATGTAGATATAAAATACAATTCACACAATGATGATTTAACCTATGATGAATATTTGGAATTTTCTGAAATATGGATAAGAAACTGTTTTAAATGGGCTAAAAACCAGGGAAGGTTTTGTTTAAATATTCCTCTGGATAAGAATAAAGGTGGACAAAAAAGTGTAGGTGCTGATTTAACTACAATTGCACAAAAAGTGGGATGGAAATATCATTCTACAATTATTTGGAATGAGGGGAATATTTCAAAGAGAACGGCATGGGGTTCCTGGTTGTCGGCTACTGCACCATATGTAATTGCTCCTGTTGAATTGATAGTGGTTCTATATAAAGGTGAATGGAAAAAAAATAATGGGTCAAAAATATCTGATATTACAAAAAAAGAATTCATGGAATGGACAAATGGACTATGGACTTTTAATGGAGAAAGCAAAAAAAGAATAGGACATCCAGCCCCTTTTCCTTTAGAATTGCCTTATAGATGTATCAAACTATTTAGTTTTGTAGATGATATTGTTTTTGATCCCTTTGCGGGAAGTGGGACTACCTTGATTGCTGCTAATAATACAAATAGATATTCTGTGGGACTGGAAATAGATTTAAAATACTGTGAGTTAGCAAAACAAAGAATTTTAAAAGAAACAGAAATACTTTTTTAAAGAGAAAGCTATGAAAAAGGAAAACAAAAGTATTTCTGATTTGATCATTGAATATTTCAAGAAGCATCCAAATGAAGAATTGCCTCACGGGCCGGTTGTTGATTGGGTTGAAGAACAATATAAAAAGCTTTACAATAAAAAACCAAGAGATACATGGCGAGCTATTAGAATGTTACATCAACAAGGATTCTTAATTAAAGTAAAAAAAGGAATTTATAAATACGATCCAAATTTTGTTATTAGAAAGGAAATAGAAGATTTTACACCAGAGTTGAAAGAACAAATACTAAAAAGAGATGGTTATAAGTGTATAGTTTGCGGTAGAAGTGCAAAGGAAGGATACGAGTTACATGTTGACCACATTCTACCCAAAGACAAGGGGGGCAAGGCTACATTAGAAAATGGACAGACACTTTGTTCAATTTGTAACTTTAGGAAGAAAAATTACAATCAAACAGAAAGTGGTAAAAAAATGTTCATAAGACTATGGGAAACAGCAAAAAAGATTGGTGATACCAAAACTCAAGAATTTTGTGAAGAGATTCTGAAAACATACGAAAAGTTCAATATCAACGGGCATATTGAATGGAAAAAAGATTAATTGACGTAATTTAAAAAAATATAGACAATGAGAAAACTGAAATAACCTTGAAATTTGTAAGAAAAGCTGTTCAATAATAAAGAGATAATGTATATGGAGAATAAAAACAGCCTAAAAGAATATATGCTGAAAGAAATTGCGATAATTCAGGATATTACAAAAAGGATGATTTATAATTCATTTAAATATCAGATTTAGCCCTCTGGAAATTTTTCTTCAAAATTTTACTTCAAAGAAATATTGACTTTCTCTTTTTTTGCCTTATGATGTAAGGAGAAAAATGTCTGTAAGGAGTTTTGCATGAAACAGGGATACTGGATGCTCGTTTTACATGCCCATCTCCCCTTTGTCCGCCACCCAGAGTATAACGATGTCATCGAAGAGCGATGGTTATACGAAGCTATCACCGAAACCTATATCCCTCTCTTGTGGGTATTTGAACAGCTAGCAAGTGAGGGGGTACAGTTTCGAATAACCATGTCTTTCACCCCCCCACTAGCAAACATGCTTGCAGACTCTCTTCTTCAGGATCGCTATGTCTCTCACATAGAAAAACTCATCCAGCTTGCAGAACAAGAGGTTGTAAGAAACCGCTTTGTCCCGGAATACCTCAAAATCGCTGAGTTTTATCTCGACAGGTTTCAAAGGGTGCGAAAGAGTTTCGTTGAAACTTACAAAAAAGACCTCGTAAAAGCTTTTCGTAAATTTCAAGACCTTGGCTTTATTGAAATCCTGACCAGCGGGGCAACCCATGGTTTTCTTCCTCTCCTGAATGTTCATCCGGAGGCTGTACGAGCACAAATCCAAGTGGCTGTTCGTGACTACGCCCGTCATTTTGGGAAAGCTCCCCGCGGCATATGGAATCCTGAATGTGGCTACTACCCTGGACTTGAAAACTTTTTGAAAGAGGCAGGAATACACTTTTTCTACACTGATACGCATGGCATTCTGCATGCTTCAGAAAAACCTCACTACGGTGTTTTTGCTCCCATGCAAACTCCCAATGGGGTGGCATATTTTGCCCGCGATGTGGATACCTCGCATACCGTCTGGTCTTCAACAGAAGGATACCCTGGCGATGGGGCTTACCGAGAGTTTTACCGGGATATAGGGTTTGATCTTGAGTACAACTACATTCGCTCCTACATTCACGAAAGTGGTGTACGAGTAGCAACAGGTATCAAATACCATCGCATCACAAGTAAAGAAACACCCATGGATCACAAACTCCCTTACGACATAGAAATGGCACAACAAAAGGTTCAGGAACACGCCCATCATTTTGTCTACGGAAGAGAACAGCAGATTGATTATGTCTCTTCCCTCATGGATCGACCTCCTGTTGTCGTTTCTATGTACGATGCAGAACTTTTTGGACACTGGTGGTTTGAAGGACCGGATTTTCTCTATCACGTGATCAAAAAAATAGCCACCCATCCAAAACTTGGGATGATAGCTGCCCCGGAATATCTTGAAATGTTCCCCAACAATCAAGTGGTCACTCCTCCTCTGTGTAGCTGGGGATACAAAGGATACAGTGAATTCTGGCTCAATGGTACCAACGACTGGATATACCCCCATCTTCACAAAATGGCAGAACGTATGCACGAACTTGCTGTCACGTATCGAGGTAACCAGAACCCCCTCGTGCTTCGTGCCTTAAATCAGGCGGCGAGAGAACTTCTCCTTGCTCAATCCTCAGACTGGGCATTTATCATGAGAACGGGAACAATGGTAGACTACGCGGTGAAACGGACAAAACTCCATATCTCCCGGTTTAATAGACTCTATGAGATGATCCATGTTAAGGTAGACATCGACGAAGCCTGGCTGAGTGAGGTGGAAAAAAGGGATAACATCTTTCCGGAGATTGATTTCCGGGTGTACGCCTAAAAAGAGAATACTCCCTTAAGCCTACCTTCTGTTTTCTTTTAAGTCTGAGAGGATAAAAAGTGTTATTTTTTTTCTTCTGAAAGAATATGAACTTCGAGAATACGATCAACACGAAAGGTTCTCTCTTCATTTGTTTGAAAACATAAAGCGCGTAATCCTTCAAAGCTTTTGTTGTGGTACTCCATCTCTCCCATCCAGCGAGGGAGAATCTTTCGAACGCTTTTTGTATCGTCAGATTTAAGATAAACAATTTCAAGCGTTGATTGTGTCCTTATAGCCTGGAGAAGAATCTCTCTTTTTGTCTCAAGTGATTGCAATGTATGTGCCTGAGCATATTTTGTGCCGGTCATGAAACGAATAATATGCCAATCTATCTTGACATGACTCTTTTTAATGGGATGCTTGAGAACAAGCCCCTCAAGGCTTGTCACACGACTGAGAGCCACATAGGTTTGTCCTGTAGCAAATGCCCCCCGCCCCATATCAAGAAAAACATGGGAAAAAGTCTTTCCCTGGGATTTATGGATGGTAATACCCCATGCCAGTCGCAGAGGAAGCTGGGTAAACTTGCCCATTGCCTTTTTTTTCACGGTTTTGCCCTCAATCTCATAATGGTAATTGACCCACGTGTAGGGTTCTACATCCACCTCGGTGCCATCCTCAAGCTCAACCGTAACGACTTCCTCTCTACAGAAAATCACCCGTCCAATACTCCCATTGACCCACAACCCCCAGGGATGATTCACGAGAAACATCACCTGGGCACCTTTTTTGAGTGTGAGAACCTCATCCGTAGGTATATCCTTTTGAGGAAAATCCCCTTCAATCAGGCCTTCATAAACATGCTTTTTCCCTGGAAGCTTCTCTAACTCGCTTTGGTTGATCTCATCTACAATATCGTTATGCGTTGTCAGGTACACATACTGCTTCTCCTGGGGCGTAAAACCTGGATTGACTCTTTTATTCAGCAGAGCAATATCTTCGTCTGTAACCGTGCCGTTTCGTATACGATTGAGAATTCCAATAAAAAGCGTATCTTTTTGTCTGTAGACCTTCTCGAGCTCGTAGAGCTTCATATTGAGTTGAGAATAGCACCTCGCTGAAAAAAAATAAGGGGATTCATAAAGAGAGGAAAATATTTCTTTTTCTCTCGAGGTAACCACAGGGGGAAGCTGGTAAAGGTCACCAATGAAGAAAAGTTGAATACCCCCAAAAGGCAACGTCTGTCGGTATTTTGTTTTTTTCCCACCAAAGTCTGCAAATACTCGTCTGGTGAGAGTATCAACCATATCAAGAAGATCTGCCCGAACCATGGAGATTTCATCGATAATGATCATGTCCAGATGAGAAAGTACCTCGTAAAGCCTGTCACCCTTTCTTTTGAGGATTTCGGGGATATCTTCTAGAGTATGCGCGGGAAAAATACCATAAAACGAATGGATTGTCTGCCCCTCAACATTCAAGGCTGCAACCCCTGTAGGAGCAAGAACCACACAGTGTTTCTGGGTTTGCTCTAAAAAATACCGGAGAAAGGTAGATTTCCCCGTTCCTGCCCTTCCGGTGAGGAAAACGTTTTCCCCTTTTTCCAGAGCATCATAGACCTGCTGGAACCCTTCGTTGATTTCAATGTTCACGGTTTTCTCCTAGACGGAGAATCGCACAATCATCACATCCCCATCCTGAATCTCGTAATCCTTACCCTCAAGACGAACTAACCCCTTATCTCTCAAGTTTGTCCAGCTCCCATGTTTGACAAAGTCTTCATAGGAAACAATCTCAGCCCGTATAAAGCCTTTTTCCATGTCTGAGTGAATGACCCCTGCTGCCTGGGGTGCTTTTGTCCCCTGAGGTATAGTCCACGCTCGGGTTTCTTTTTCTCCTGCAGTGAAAAAGGTAATAAGCCCCAAAAGTTTGTACCCCTCAACAATAAGCCTTTCCAATCCACTTTTCTCCAGCCCAAGATCTTTCAGGTACTCACGTGCCTCCTCAGGTTCCAGCTCCGAGAGTTCCTGTTCTATCTTTGCTGAAAGGGCGAGGACATCGGCTTTAAGTGTATCTGCCTTTGCTTTAAGTTTCTGATAGAGGGGATTACTTTCATAGGAGGTGATTTCTTTCTCGCTTACATTGGCAACAATAAGCAGTGGCTTCATCGTGAGAAACTGATACGAAGCGAGTATTTTACTTTCTTCAGGTGTAAGCTCGAGATTCTTCATGAGTTCTCCCTCTTCCAGGGAGGTTTTTATCCGGGTAAGAAGCTCTACTTCCGTTTGAGCCTCTTTGTTCCCTGCCTTGGCCATTTTGGTCTTTTTCGTGAGAATATTTTCAATGGTTTCCAGATCCTTGAAAATAAGCTCCATATTGATAATCTCAAGGTCCCGAATGGGATCAACCTCCCCGATATGAATCACATCTTTGTCTTCAAAAAGCCTCACAACCTGGACAACAGCATCAACCTCCCGAATATGGGAAAGAAATTGATTTCCCAGACCCTCTCCACGACTTGCGCCTTTCACAAGCCCGGCTATATCGACAAACTGAACGGTCGTGGGAGTAACCTTTTTGGCATCCACCAGCCTTGCCAGTGTTTCCAGTCTCTCATCCGGAACCGAAACAATCCCCACATTCGGATCGATGGTACAAAAGGGATAGTTCGAACTTGCAACATGCGCCCGTGTAAGAGCATTAAAAAGCGTTGATTTTCCTACATTTGGAAGTCCAACAATACCACAGCTAAAACCCATGTATTTCTC
This sequence is a window from Thermospira aquatica. Protein-coding genes within it:
- the ychF gene encoding redox-regulated ATPase YchF, encoding MGFSCGIVGLPNVGKSTLFNALTRAHVASSNYPFCTIDPNVGIVSVPDERLETLARLVDAKKVTPTTVQFVDIAGLVKGASRGEGLGNQFLSHIREVDAVVQVVRLFEDKDVIHIGEVDPIRDLEIINMELIFKDLETIENILTKKTKMAKAGNKEAQTEVELLTRIKTSLEEGELMKNLELTPEESKILASYQFLTMKPLLIVANVSEKEITSYESNPLYQKLKAKADTLKADVLALSAKIEQELSELEPEEAREYLKDLGLEKSGLERLIVEGYKLLGLITFFTAGEKETRAWTIPQGTKAPQAAGVIHSDMEKGFIRAEIVSYEDFVKHGSWTNLRDKGLVRLEGKDYEIQDGDVMIVRFSV
- a CDS encoding ATP-dependent DNA helicase, producing the protein MNIEINEGFQQVYDALEKGENVFLTGRAGTGKSTFLRYFLEQTQKHCVVLAPTGVAALNVEGQTIHSFYGIFPAHTLEDIPEILKRKGDRLYEVLSHLDMIIIDEISMVRADLLDMVDTLTRRVFADFGGKKTKYRQTLPFGGIQLFFIGDLYQLPPVVTSREKEIFSSLYESPYFFSARCYSQLNMKLYELEKVYRQKDTLFIGILNRIRNGTVTDEDIALLNKRVNPGFTPQEKQYVYLTTHNDIVDEINQSELEKLPGKKHVYEGLIEGDFPQKDIPTDEVLTLKKGAQVMFLVNHPWGLWVNGSIGRVIFCREEVVTVELEDGTEVDVEPYTWVNYHYEIEGKTVKKKAMGKFTQLPLRLAWGITIHKSQGKTFSHVFLDMGRGAFATGQTYVALSRVTSLEGLVLKHPIKKSHVKIDWHIIRFMTGTKYAQAHTLQSLETKREILLQAIRTQSTLEIVYLKSDDTKSVRKILPRWMGEMEYHNKSFEGLRALCFQTNEERTFRVDRILEVHILSEEKK
- a CDS encoding HNH endonuclease, with translation MKKENKSISDLIIEYFKKHPNEELPHGPVVDWVEEQYKKLYNKKPRDTWRAIRMLHQQGFLIKVKKGIYKYDPNFVIRKEIEDFTPELKEQILKRDGYKCIVCGRSAKEGYELHVDHILPKDKGGKATLENGQTLCSICNFRKKNYNQTESGKKMFIRLWETAKKIGDTKTQEFCEEILKTYEKFNINGHIEWKKD
- a CDS encoding glycoside hydrolase family 57 protein: MKQGYWMLVLHAHLPFVRHPEYNDVIEERWLYEAITETYIPLLWVFEQLASEGVQFRITMSFTPPLANMLADSLLQDRYVSHIEKLIQLAEQEVVRNRFVPEYLKIAEFYLDRFQRVRKSFVETYKKDLVKAFRKFQDLGFIEILTSGATHGFLPLLNVHPEAVRAQIQVAVRDYARHFGKAPRGIWNPECGYYPGLENFLKEAGIHFFYTDTHGILHASEKPHYGVFAPMQTPNGVAYFARDVDTSHTVWSSTEGYPGDGAYREFYRDIGFDLEYNYIRSYIHESGVRVATGIKYHRITSKETPMDHKLPYDIEMAQQKVQEHAHHFVYGREQQIDYVSSLMDRPPVVVSMYDAELFGHWWFEGPDFLYHVIKKIATHPKLGMIAAPEYLEMFPNNQVVTPPLCSWGYKGYSEFWLNGTNDWIYPHLHKMAERMHELAVTYRGNQNPLVLRALNQAARELLLAQSSDWAFIMRTGTMVDYAVKRTKLHISRFNRLYEMIHVKVDIDEAWLSEVEKRDNIFPEIDFRVYA
- a CDS encoding DNA-methyltransferase, yielding MLVRNFKNNKKIILSHKKSLLLNGDVLKENFFDKEYFDLIITSPPYNVDIKYNSHNDDLTYDEYLEFSEIWIRNCFKWAKNQGRFCLNIPLDKNKGGQKSVGADLTTIAQKVGWKYHSTIIWNEGNISKRTAWGSWLSATAPYVIAPVELIVVLYKGEWKKNNGSKISDITKKEFMEWTNGLWTFNGESKKRIGHPAPFPLELPYRCIKLFSFVDDIVFDPFAGSGTTLIAANNTNRYSVGLEIDLKYCELAKQRILKETEILF